A window from Phycobacter azelaicus encodes these proteins:
- a CDS encoding MbcA/ParS/Xre antitoxin family protein, which translates to MHITNFAEAGQFEPRKIAAVLRTSAEEIALTVGLGKDALQRRARIGSDKTQRRLRELVEVLNKVEPRFGSELMAYAWYRSEPLPGFDGRTAMQLVQEGKAQQVLEYIDAVDAGVFA; encoded by the coding sequence ATGCACATCACGAACTTTGCTGAAGCTGGGCAATTCGAACCGCGCAAGATCGCCGCGGTGCTACGCACATCAGCAGAAGAGATCGCATTGACCGTCGGCTTGGGCAAAGACGCGTTGCAGAGGCGAGCCCGCATCGGTTCGGACAAGACGCAGCGCCGCCTGCGCGAATTGGTAGAGGTGCTGAACAAAGTTGAGCCCCGCTTCGGCTCGGAACTGATGGCCTATGCATGGTACCGGTCAGAGCCCCTGCCCGGCTTTGATGGCCGGACAGCCATGCAGCTGGTGCAGGAAGGCAAAGCTCAGCAAGTTCTGGAATACATCGATGCGGTCGATGCGGGCGTCTTTGCCTGA